The Porites lutea chromosome 4, jaPorLute2.1, whole genome shotgun sequence genome contains a region encoding:
- the LOC140933566 gene encoding uncharacterized protein isoform X1, translating into MDNATPATTNNTRMEKRIALECGKRKPEEIRELILDNCYSTTVVGLTDEFLNLEVLSLIKVGLTNLKSFPNLPNLRRLELGENRIMSGLQSLQGSPKLTNLSLSNNRIKDLETLEPLSKLQNLKSLDLLNCEVTTIEGYRAEIFKMIPSLKYLDGYDRYGNEADETDSSGEEDGEEDEEGDDDDDDEGEEDEEDEEGEGDDDDEDDLDEGEGSSDDEEGVEGEGEEGEEDDEEEEEEDEGEEEDEPGLDYLQKENLEDEEEGEDFNPDEEDDEEEDEEEDEEDETPEADRRGEKRKREDEDEDDDDD; encoded by the exons ATGGATAATGCGACTCCAGCTACAACGAACAACACAAGGATGGAGAAACGGATCGCTTTAGAATGCGGCAAGCGAAAGCCAGAGGAG aTTCGAGAGCTCATCTTGGACAATTGTTATTCTACAACGGTCGttgggctaacagatgaatttctTAACTTGGAGGTCTTGTCGCTGATCAAAGTTGGGCTGACAAATTTGAAAAGTTTTCCCAATTTACCAAATCTAAGGCGG CTGGAACTTGGCGAAAATAGGATCATGTCGGGACTACAGTCTCTTCAGGGATCACCTAAATTAACAAATTTGAGCCTTAGCAATAACAGAATAAAAGATCTCGAAACTCTAGAACCATTG tcaaaactgcaaaatttaaaaagtttggATTTGCTAAACTGTGAGGTAACGACGATAGAAGGTTACAGAGCCGAAATATTCAAGATGATACCATCCTTGAAGTATCTTGACGGCTATGATAG ATACGGGAATGAAGCTGACGAAACGGATTCCTCGGGTGAGGAGGATGGCGAAGAAG ATGAGGAgggtgatgacgatgatgatgatgaggggGAGGAAGACGAAGAAGATGAAGAGGGCGAAG gagatgatgatgatgaagatgatttAGACGAAGGGGAAGGATCAAGTGATGATGAGGAGGGAGTAGAAGGTGAAGGTGA agAAGGTGAGGAAGATGAtgaagaggaggaggaagaagatgAAGGGGAAGAAGAGGATGAGCCAGGTCTAGattatttgcaaaaagaaaatttggag gATGAAGAAGAAGGCGAAGATTTTAATCCTGATGAggaagatgatgaagaagagGATGAGGAAGAAGATGAGGAAGACGAGACACCAGAAGCCGACAGAAGAGGCGAAAAGAGAAAGCGGGAAGACgaagatgaggatgatgatgatgactga
- the LOC140933566 gene encoding uncharacterized protein isoform X2: MDNATPATTNNTRMEKRIALECGKRKPEEIRELILDNCYSTTVVGLTDEFLNLEVLSLIKVGLTNLKSFPNLPNLRRLELGENRIMSGLQSLQGSPKLTNLSLSNNRIKDLETLEPLSKLQNLKSLDLLNCEVTTIEGYRAEIFKMIPSLKYLDGYDRYGNEADETDSSGEEDGEEDEEGDDDDDDEGEEDEEDEEGEGDDDDEDDLDEGEGSSDDEEGVEGEEGEEDDEEEEEEDEGEEEDEPGLDYLQKENLEDEEEGEDFNPDEEDDEEEDEEEDEEDETPEADRRGEKRKREDEDEDDDDD, encoded by the exons ATGGATAATGCGACTCCAGCTACAACGAACAACACAAGGATGGAGAAACGGATCGCTTTAGAATGCGGCAAGCGAAAGCCAGAGGAG aTTCGAGAGCTCATCTTGGACAATTGTTATTCTACAACGGTCGttgggctaacagatgaatttctTAACTTGGAGGTCTTGTCGCTGATCAAAGTTGGGCTGACAAATTTGAAAAGTTTTCCCAATTTACCAAATCTAAGGCGG CTGGAACTTGGCGAAAATAGGATCATGTCGGGACTACAGTCTCTTCAGGGATCACCTAAATTAACAAATTTGAGCCTTAGCAATAACAGAATAAAAGATCTCGAAACTCTAGAACCATTG tcaaaactgcaaaatttaaaaagtttggATTTGCTAAACTGTGAGGTAACGACGATAGAAGGTTACAGAGCCGAAATATTCAAGATGATACCATCCTTGAAGTATCTTGACGGCTATGATAG ATACGGGAATGAAGCTGACGAAACGGATTCCTCGGGTGAGGAGGATGGCGAAGAAG ATGAGGAgggtgatgacgatgatgatgatgaggggGAGGAAGACGAAGAAGATGAAGAGGGCGAAG gagatgatgatgatgaagatgatttAGACGAAGGGGAAGGATCAAGTGATGATGAGGAGGGAGTAGAAGGTGAAG AAGGTGAGGAAGATGAtgaagaggaggaggaagaagatgAAGGGGAAGAAGAGGATGAGCCAGGTCTAGattatttgcaaaaagaaaatttggag gATGAAGAAGAAGGCGAAGATTTTAATCCTGATGAggaagatgatgaagaagagGATGAGGAAGAAGATGAGGAAGACGAGACACCAGAAGCCGACAGAAGAGGCGAAAAGAGAAAGCGGGAAGACgaagatgaggatgatgatgatgactga
- the LOC140933566 gene encoding uncharacterized protein isoform X3: protein MDNATPATTNNTRMEKRIALECGKRKPEEIRELILDNCYSTTVVGLTDEFLNLEVLSLIKVGLTNLKSFPNLPNLRRLELGENRIMSGLQSLQGSPKLTNLSLSNNRIKDLETLEPLSKLQNLKSLDLLNCEVTTIEGYRAEIFKMIPSLKYLDGYDRYGNEADETDSSGEEDGEEDEEGDDDDDDEGEEDEEDEEGEGDDDDEDDLDEGEGSSDDEEGVEGEGEEDDEEEEEEDEGEEEDEPGLDYLQKENLEDEEEGEDFNPDEEDDEEEDEEEDEEDETPEADRRGEKRKREDEDEDDDDD from the exons ATGGATAATGCGACTCCAGCTACAACGAACAACACAAGGATGGAGAAACGGATCGCTTTAGAATGCGGCAAGCGAAAGCCAGAGGAG aTTCGAGAGCTCATCTTGGACAATTGTTATTCTACAACGGTCGttgggctaacagatgaatttctTAACTTGGAGGTCTTGTCGCTGATCAAAGTTGGGCTGACAAATTTGAAAAGTTTTCCCAATTTACCAAATCTAAGGCGG CTGGAACTTGGCGAAAATAGGATCATGTCGGGACTACAGTCTCTTCAGGGATCACCTAAATTAACAAATTTGAGCCTTAGCAATAACAGAATAAAAGATCTCGAAACTCTAGAACCATTG tcaaaactgcaaaatttaaaaagtttggATTTGCTAAACTGTGAGGTAACGACGATAGAAGGTTACAGAGCCGAAATATTCAAGATGATACCATCCTTGAAGTATCTTGACGGCTATGATAG ATACGGGAATGAAGCTGACGAAACGGATTCCTCGGGTGAGGAGGATGGCGAAGAAG ATGAGGAgggtgatgacgatgatgatgatgaggggGAGGAAGACGAAGAAGATGAAGAGGGCGAAG gagatgatgatgatgaagatgatttAGACGAAGGGGAAGGATCAAGTGATGATGAGGAGGGAGTAGAAGGTGAAG GTGAGGAAGATGAtgaagaggaggaggaagaagatgAAGGGGAAGAAGAGGATGAGCCAGGTCTAGattatttgcaaaaagaaaatttggag gATGAAGAAGAAGGCGAAGATTTTAATCCTGATGAggaagatgatgaagaagagGATGAGGAAGAAGATGAGGAAGACGAGACACCAGAAGCCGACAGAAGAGGCGAAAAGAGAAAGCGGGAAGACgaagatgaggatgatgatgatgactga
- the LOC140933568 gene encoding uncharacterized protein, whose protein sequence is MANKQQYESLPGKNGGEPPMASKEGTVIVSQPAKLSPTEEYVLNLDPNTVAGWSVHEVNQNFLERAGLGYMAEMFSLNKINGKCLMLLTEGHLHELGITCLGDRIYLTELIGLLKKKKREAELSAAKWSGVTPAPGIAYKEDCGECCVAYFCPCCLAKTYWRVTGQGVFYKREPPCGLWTEVRTEYMDYRFFKDLELKTTRKCLCCCTATELEMYVDDHDSSGAQKEGEPPNPGAFHPHVLRHPEARNVEQIIRNSWNKARLVAE, encoded by the exons ATGGCTAACAAACAGCAGTACGAATCGCTGCCCGGGAAAAACGGCGGAGAACCACCAATGGCGTCGAAAGAAGGAACGGTGATAGTAAGCCAGCCTGCAAAACTTTCACCAACGGAAGAGTATGTTCTTAACTTGGATCCCAATACGGTAGCAG GATGGTCTGTGCACGAGGTTAATCAGAACTTCCTCGAGCGTGCTGGACTGGGTTACATGGcggaaatgttttctttgaacaagATCAATGGAAAATGTCTTATGCTTCTCACAGAG ggTCATCTTCATGAACTTGGAATCACATGCCTTGGTGACAGAATCTACTTGACAGAGCTCATTGGAttattgaagaagaaaaagagagaagcTGAACTTAGTGCTGCAAAGTGGTCGGGAGTGACTCCAGCTCCTGGAATTGCCTACAAAGAGGACTGTGGAGAATGTTGCGTGGCGTACTTCTGCCCATGTTGCTTGGCAAAAACATACTGGCGTGTGACAGGACAGGGTGTTTTCTACAAACGGGAACCTCCTTGTGGATTGTGGACGGAAG TTCGAACAGAGTACATGGACTATCGATTCTTCAAGGATTTGGAGTTGAAGACAACTCGCAAATGTTTGTGCTGCTGTACTGCCACTGAGCTGGAGATGTACGTTGATGACCATGATAGCAGTGGTGCTCAGAAAGAAGGGGAGCCGCCCAATCCTGGTGCCTTTCATCCTCATGTCCTGCGTCATCCCGAGGCACGTAATGTTGAACAAATCATCAGAAATTCATGGAATAAAGCTAGGCTTGTTGCTGAGTAA
- the LOC140933569 gene encoding uncharacterized protein, whose protein sequence is MNVACLFAAVAFFIEGYLCEKNVACAQRTLDGNCCQFPFYYKNTKYKSCTSHGDVNNRFWCATDYKYDKNHTEGWGYCKFRINVKSKCFVRTTDGICCVFPFQYRGIEYTNCATSEGKSPKMHWCATQAGFDETRNGTGWGYCAGATCFTCRSTESWKQCNIKRVKRICPYGTEHCATFSGQESSNASSNIKKIFIKDCAAQTDCYNSDRHCNKHTVLAGTCSYECCHGDLCNKGRSAKESVNVRLVLIITVFAAIKFYSEIT, encoded by the exons ATGAAcgttgcttgtttgtttgctgCTGTGGCTTTTTTCATAGAAG GTTATTTATGCGAGAAAAACGTAGCGTGTGCCCAAAGAACTCTTGATGGCAATTGCTGTCAGTTTCCATTTTATTACAAGAACACGAAATACAAAAGCTGCACAAGTCATGGAGATGTTAACAATCGCTTTTGGTGCGCTACAGACTACAAGTACGATAAAAATCACACTGAAGGCTGGGGATACTGCAAAT TCAGAATCAATGTGAAATCAAAGTGCTTTGTAAGAACTACCGACGGAATTTGCTGTGTCTTTCCCTTTCAATATCGCGGTATCGAGTACACAAACTGCGCGACATCAGAGGGGAAATCCCCCAAGATGCACTGGTGCGCCACCCAGGCTGGATTTGATGAAACAAGAAACGGAACAGGATGGGGCTACTGCGCAG GAGCAACCTGCTTCACCTGTCGAAGCACAGAATCATGGAAGCAGTGTAACATCAAGAGAGTTAAAAGGATATGTCCTTACGGTACAGAACACTGTGCTACGTTTAGCGGCCAAGAAAGCTCGAACGCCTCCAGTAACATCaagaaaatatttataaaagaCTGCGCTGCTCAAACTGACTGTTATAATTCCGATCGGCACTGTAATAAGCATACCGTTTTGGCTGGTACATGCTCGTATGAATGTTGCCATGGAGATCTTTGCAACAAGGGTAGAAGCGCCAAAGAGAGTGTTAATGTGAGACTGGTTTTAATTATCACTGTTTTCGCAGCTATAAAATTTTATTCCGAGATAACGTGA
- the LOC140934671 gene encoding uncharacterized protein: MALILTSLVFIWLFPKELTGLKCYTCDGVADCNKEKNEEVCSQESTAMDRCLLMIDKKTDRVNVNLNFSSLIRRSKYFKSHEQLLLKTTWINLSKACFIPAVARSCSNDRLCGTATQTCAQTNEARTGDCEVKCCKSDLCNATSNTSPLSLFSLMTFAATVLLTVVC; this comes from the exons ATGGCTCTTATTCTTACATCACTTGTCTTCATTTGGCTCTTTCCAAAAG AGCTAACAGGATTAAAATGTTATACATGTGACGGAGTCGCGGActgcaacaaagaaaaaaacgaggaAGTATGTAGTCAAGAATCGACTGCCATGGACAGATGCCTGTTGATGATTGACAAAAAAACCGACAGGGTAAATGTTAATCTCAATTTCTCTTCATTAATTCGTCGCTCTAAGTATTTCAAGTCCCACGAACAGCTACTGCTTAAAACCACTTGGATAAACCTTTCAAA GGCCTGTTTTATACCGGCA GTGGCAAGGAGTTGTTCCAACGACAGGTTGTGTGGAACTGCTACCCAAACTTGTGCACAAACCAATGAAGCAAGAACTGGGGATTGTGAAGTCAAATGCTGTAAAAGTGACCTATGCAATGCTACCTCCAATACATCCcctctttctttgttttctctgatgACCTTTGCAGCTACTGTTTTGTTAACAGTTGTTTGTTAA